TTCCGAGATAAGTACGGGTATAGGGCAATATGGTAGGCGTGCTGCCGAGCCAGCGTGAGAGTGGGGTGAGGAAGAGTTCGCCGACGATGAGAATAAGTAGCCCGCCGGCCAAGGCATATACGAAGCCTGTGGTAGCCATGACCTCGGCATTGCGGCGACGTTTGGCGCCGAGCTCGCGGGAGATGTAGTTGCCAGATCCGTTACCGAAAAAGAAGCTGATGGCCTGCACGAGGAACATGACAGAGAAGACGATACCGATGGCGGCCGTGGACTGCGTGTCGATACGGCCCACGAAAAAGGTGTCGGCCATGTTGTAAAGCGAAATCACGAGCATGCTAATGATCGTGGGCACGGCCATCGTCCCGATCACGCGATGAACGGGGCCTTCGGTCAAGAAGGCGTAATTGTCTCTGCGTTGTTCCATTTGATTTGACGGGTATAGATAAAAGGTAGGGACGAAAGATTTTCGCCCCTACCTCATGGATTGATGCCTCTATTTCTGCGCGTTTTTGCGCAGTGCAGCGCGGATCACTTTGGCGCGCTCCGTTTCGGTCTTAGCCGGCGATGCGGCAGGATCGCCTTTGTAACGGAAGGTGTGCCTTCCCTCGGGGTGCTCTAAGCTCCAGCCGTCCCATTCGCGGAAGGCGTGGTAGCACCACGTCCATTTGCGCTCTTCGAAGAGCGATACGACGTCCGTCAGCCAGCGTGCAGACGACGGAAAAGGGGCCCAACGCACGACACTAAACTCGCCGACGAAAATGGGCACGTTGTACCGACGCTGGAAGTCGTCTACAACTTCAAGCTCGCGCTCCAGCGCGGCGCGATCCCATTGCTTGCCTTTTATCTTGCCGGGATACTCCACGCCAAGTGATGCGATGGCTTCGGCTTTTGTCGCCATGTTCACACCTTGATGAGTAAATTTTCCGGGGAGGTAGAAATGCAGACTATACATCACGCGTTTGTCGGCGAGAGGCTGCAGGTTGCGGTAGTTGTCCGGGCCGTTCCAGGGGCCGGGCTCGTAGATGATCCAGACGTCGCGATCGATGGCGCGAATGGCCTTGACAATCTCGGGGGCCATGGCCCGCCACTTGTGGGGGACGTGGTCGGTGCCTTGAACCCATTCGGCGGGCTCGTTATAGATGTCGTAGCCGTAGATGAGGTCGTTGTAGGCGGGGTCTTTGAACTTGTTGGCCACTGCGGTCCAGAAGCGGAGGAAGCCGTCGCGAGTCTGCGGGTTGTCCCAGAAGGCGGGGAATCCGGGATCGGTGTAGCCGTTGACGGGCGGCTCGTGTAAGTCGAGCACAACCTTTAGGCCGCGGGCTTTGGCCCACTTGAGGCGTTCGTCGATACGGATCAAGTAGACCGGGAGGGCCTCCCAGATGTTGCGATTGTTCTTCGTGGCATATGCCACCGGGCAAATTTGAAGTCGGATGATGTTCGCGCCCCATGCGGCCACGTCGTCCAATGTACGTTCGCTCACATCCTCCACGCGGGCTACCATAAAACCGCGTAAGCGGGCTGGTCGCACGGGTTGTTCTGTGCCGGGATTTGGTTTGGGCTCGGGTTCGGGCGTGTCCTTCTT
The sequence above is drawn from the Tannerella serpentiformis genome and encodes:
- a CDS encoding glycoside hydrolase family 5 protein; translated protein: MRTTKQFLLTALAICALSACGKKDTPEPEPKPNPGTEQPVRPARLRGFMVARVEDVSERTLDDVAAWGANIIRLQICPVAYATKNNRNIWEALPVYLIRIDERLKWAKARGLKVVLDLHEPPVNGYTDPGFPAFWDNPQTRDGFLRFWTAVANKFKDPAYNDLIYGYDIYNEPAEWVQGTDHVPHKWRAMAPEIVKAIRAIDRDVWIIYEPGPWNGPDNYRNLQPLADKRVMYSLHFYLPGKFTHQGVNMATKAEAIASLGVEYPGKIKGKQWDRAALERELEVVDDFQRRYNVPIFVGEFSVVRWAPFPSSARWLTDVVSLFEERKWTWCYHAFREWDGWSLEHPEGRHTFRYKGDPAASPAKTETERAKVIRAALRKNAQK